Proteins found in one Quercus robur chromosome 2, dhQueRobu3.1, whole genome shotgun sequence genomic segment:
- the LOC126694653 gene encoding AAA-ATPase At3g50940-like, which yields MFCSPETIRSSKRAKTIASVATSLTASALLFRTIANNVIPTAVHDYFSSNLQKLSTCFSSQLTLVIQEFDGLIADQMFEAANVYLGEKLSPLTSRIKVNKLEKEKELELTVDKDEELVDLYNGVKLNWVLVSSPIERSISNTRSNEEEEFASSEIRHFELSFHKKHRDMVLRSYLPYILQKAKAVGEEKKIVKLHTIDYNSTDYWSSINLDHPATFDTMAMDPDLKKFLVEDLNRFIGRKQYYKRVGKAWKRGYLLYGPPGTGKSSLVAAMANFLKFDIYDLDLREVECNSDLRQLLIGTASRSILVIEDIDCLIELDNKAISVEGDDAVTLSGLLNFIDGLWSSCGEERIIVFTTNHEDRLDPALLRPCRMDVHLHMSYCSFSGFKTLASNYLQIQEHTLFIDIKDLLEKVETTPAEVAEELMKSDKVEVALQGLIKFLQSKKDGN from the exons ATGTTTTGCTCCCCAGAGACCATACGCTCCTCCAAAAGGGCCAAAACCATTGCATCAGTAGCCACCTCACTCACTGCCTCAGCCCTTCTATTCCGAACCATCGCCAACAATGTCATCCCCACCGCTGTCCACGACTACTTCTCTTCAAACCTACAGAAACTCTCCACTTGTTTCTCGTCCCAACTCACCCTTGTCATCCAAGAGTTTGATGGCCTAATCGCAGACCAAATGTTTGAGGCTGCCAATGTTTACTTGGGCGAAAAGTTATCGCCTTTAACATCAAGAATTAAGGTTAATAagttagagaaagagaaagaactaGAATTGACAGTTGACAAGGACGAAGAATTGGTGGATTTATACAACGGTGTGAAACTCAACTGGGTTTTGGTATCTTCGCCCATTGAGAGGTCGATTTCAAATACAAGGagcaatgaagaagaagagtttgCATCATCCGAGATAAGACACTTTGAGCTAAGTTTTCACAAGAAGCATAGGGACATGGTGCTGAGATCTTACTTACCCTACATTCTACAGAAAGCAAAAGCTGtaggagaagaaaagaagatagTGAAGCTTCATACCATTGACTATAATAGTACTGACTATTGGAGCTCGATCAACCTTGACCATCCTGCAACTTTTGATACAATGGCTATGGACCCGGATTTGAAGAAGTTTTTGGTTGAGGATCTCAACAGGTTTATAGGGAGAAAGCAGTATTATAAAAGAGTAGGTAAGGCTTGGAAAAGAGGGTATTTGTTGTATGGACCACCTGGTACAGGAAAGTCAAGCCTAGTTGCAGCCATGGctaattttctcaaatttgatatCTATGATTTGGATTTAAGGGAGGTTGAGTGCAATTCAGATCTAAGGCAGTTGTTGATTGGAACAGCTAGTCGATCGATATTGGTAATAGAGGACATTGATTGTTTGATCGAGTTGGATAACAAAGCCATATCTGTAGAGGGTGATGATGCG GTTACACTCTCGGGTCTGTTAAACTTTATCGATGGATTATGGTCAAGCTGTGGAGAGGAGCGAATCATTGTATTCACAACAAATCACGAAGACCGTCTTGATCCGGCATTGTTGAGGCCTTGTCGTATGGATGTGCACCTTCATATGTCTTATTGCTCGTTTAGTGGATTCAAGACATTAGCTTCTAATTACTTGCAAATTCAGGAGCACACACTGTTTATAGACATCAAAGACTTGTTAGAGAAGGTTGAGACAACGCCTGCAGAAGTTGCAGAAGAGTTGATGAAAAGTGACAAAGTAGAAGTAGCCCTACAGGGGCTTATCAAGTTCCTCCAAAGCAAAAAAGATGGAAATTAA
- the LOC126712290 gene encoding AAA-ATPase At3g50940-like: MMCSPETTTPSSKIILSAAASLAASAILFQTINNVVPTSVQDYFNSCLQRLSIRLLSQLTVVVQEFDGLIANHMFEAANIYLGEKQSPLTSRIKVIKMEKERELAVTIDKGEELVDIYNGVKFKWVLVSSRNDKPVSNTRSNQQGFAVSETRHFELSFHKKHRDMVLRYYLPYVLEQAKAIREQRKTVKLHTIDYNGTDYWSSINLDHPATFRTMAMDPDLKNMLIEDLDRFRGRKEYYRRVGKAWKRGYLLYGPPGTGKSSLVAAMANYLKFDIYDMDLKEVQCNSDLRRLLIGTASKSILVIEDIDCSTEMQNRELDNKAMSLEDEKVSLSGLLNFIDGLWSSCGDERIIVFTTNHKDRLDPALLRPGRMDVHLHMSYCSFSGFKTLASNYLQVQDHPLFRDIEDLLEKVEATPAEVAGELMKSDTIEVALQGLIKFLQNKNDGN, translated from the exons ATGATGTGCTCACCAGAAACCACCACGCCCTCCTCCAAAATCATTCTATCAGCAGCTGCCTCGCTCGCTGCTTCAGCCATTCTCTTCCAAACCATCAACAACGTCGTCCCCACCTCTGTCCAGGACTACTTCAATTCATGCCTGCAGAGACTCTCCATTCGTTTATTATCCCAACTCACTGTTGTTGTCCAAGAGTTTGATGGGCTCATTGCAAACCACATGTTCGAGGCAGCCAACATTTACTTGGGCGAGAAGCAATCGCCTTTGACATCAAGAATTAAGGTTATTAAGatggagaaagagagggaacTGGCAGTGACAATTGACAAGGGTGAAGAGCTGGTGGATATATACAATGGTGTGAAATTCAAGTGGGTTTTGGTGTCTTCGCGCAATGACAAGCCGGTTTCAAATACAAGGAGCAATCAACAAGGGTTTGCAGTATCAGAGACACGACACTTTGAGCTGAGTTTTCACAAGAAACATAGAGACATGGTGCTGAGATATTACTTACCCTATGTTCTAGAGCAAGCAAAAGCAATAAGAGAACAAAGGAAGACAGTGAAGCTTCATACCATTGACTATAATGGTACTGACTATTGGAGCTCAATCAACCTTGACCATCCAGCAACTTTTCGTACAATGGCTATGGACCCGGATTTGAAGAATATGTTAATTGAGGATCTTGACAGGTTTAGAGGGAGAAAGGAGTACTATAGGAGAGTAGGGAAGGCCTGGAAACGTGGGTATTTGTTGTATGGACCACCCGGTACAGGAAAGTCTAGCCTAGTTGCAGCCATGGCTAATTATCTTAAATTTGATATCTATGATATGGATTTGAAGGAGGTTCAGTGCAATTCTGATCTTAGGCGGTTGTTGATTGGAACAGCTAGTAAATCTATATTGGTAATAGAGGACATTGATTGTTCAACTGAGATGCAGAATCGGGAATTGGATAACAAAGCCATGTCTTTAGAGGATGAGAAG GTTTCGCTCTCAGGTCTGTTAAACTTCATTGATGGCTTGTGGTCAAGCTGTGGAGACGAGCGAATCATTGTATTCACAACGAATCACAAAGACCGCCTTGATCCAGCACTGTTGAGGCCTGGTCGTATGGATGTGCACCTCCATATGTCATATTGCTCGTTTAGCGGATTCAAGACATTAGCTTCTAATTACTTGCAAGTTCAGGATCACCCACTGTTCAGAGACATCGAAGACTTGCTAGAGAAGGTTGAGGCAACACCTGCAGAAGTTGCAGGAGAGTTGATGAAAAGTGACACAATAGAAGTCGCCCTACAGGGGCTTATCAAGTTCCTCCAGAACAAAAATGATGGAAATTAA
- the LOC126712289 gene encoding bifunctional dihydrofolate reductase-thymidylate synthase-like isoform X3, whose translation MAGGIPTSVSNGDVDVGADNQRTYQVVVAATRDMGIGKDGKLPWRLPSDLKFFKELTMTTSDPGKKNAVVMGRKTWESIPPKYRPLPGRLNVVLTRSGNFDIATAEDVVTCGNIPSALKLLAESPYSLSIERVFIIGGGQILRETLNAPQCAAIHITEIETSIECDTFIPTVDFSVFQPWYSSLPLVENNIQYSFASYVRVRSSPIEAHASRSKDSNKFEVERFTFLPKMIFERHDEYMYLKLVDEIISSGTQKDDRTGTGTLSKFGCQMRFNLRRSFPLLTTKRVFWRGVVEELLWFISGSTNAKVLQEKGVNIWDGNASRDYLDRIGLSDREEGDLGPIYGFQWRHFGARYTNMHADYTGQGFDQLSDVIDKIKNRPDDRRIILSAWNPSDLNLIALPPCHMFAQFYVANGELSCQMYQRSADIGLGVPFNVASYALLTYMIAQVCGLTPGDFIHIIGDAHVYKTHIMPLKEQLQKLPKPFPILKINPEKEDIDSFVAADFELIGYNPHQKLEMKMAV comes from the exons ATGGCTGGTGGGATTCCGACTAGTGTTTCTAATGGTGATGTGGATGTGGGTGCTGATAATCAGAGGACTTATCAAGTTGTAGTGGCTGCTACTCGTGATATGGGAATTGGGAAGGATGGTAAATTACCATGGAGATTGCCTTCTGACCTCAAATTTTTCAAGGAGCTCACAATGACTACCTCTGATCCCGGGAAGAAGAATGCAGTAGTAATGGGTAGGAAAACATGGGAAAGTATCCCCCCTAAATACCGTCCTTTACCTGGTCGCCTGAATGTTGTGCTGACTCGTTCTGGGAATTTTGATATTGCAACTGCTGAGGATGTTGTAACATGTGGAAACATTCCTTCAGCTTTAAAATTATTGGCAGAATCTCCTTATTCTTTGTCAATAGAGAGAGTTTTTATTATTGGAGGCGGCCAGATATTAAG GGAAACACTCAATGCACCACAATGTGCTGCCATCCACATTACAGAAATTGAGACCAGCATTGAATGCGACACTTTCATTCCCACTGTTGATTTCTCTGTATTTCAGCCATGGTACTCATCCCTCCCATTGGTGGAAAATAATATTCAATATTCTTTTGCGAGCTATGTTCGCGTAAGAAGTTCTCCTATTGAAGCTCATGCTTCAAGAAGTAAGGATTCTAATAAGTTTGAGGTAGAAAGGTTTACCTTCCTGCCAAAGATGATCTTTGAGAGACATGATGAGTATATGTACCTGAAATTGGTTGATGAAATTATATCAAGTGGCACCCAGAAAGATGACAGGACAGGGACTGGTACTTTATCAAAATTCGGTTGCCAG ATGCGTTTCAATCTTCGTAGATCTTTTCCACTTCTTACAACTAAG AGAGTGTTTTGGCGAGGAGTTGTTGAAGAGCTGTTGTGGTTTATCAGTGGTTCAACAAATGCAAAG GTTCTACAGGAGAAAGGCGTAAATATATGGGATGGAAATGCATCCAGAGACTACCTTGACAG aattggtTTGTCAGATAGGGAAGAGGGTGACTTGGGGCCCATTTATGGATTCCAGTGGAGGCACTTTGGTGCTAG ATATACCAACATGCATGCTGACTATACCGGCCAAGGATTTGATCAGTTGTCAGATGTTATTGACAAGATTAAGAATAGGCCAGATGACCGGCGGATAATCCTATCAGCATGGAATCCATCAGACCTTAACTTGATTGCGCTTCCGCCTTGTCACATGTTTGCCCAG TTTTATGTAGCCAATGGGGAGCTATCCTGTCAAATGTATCAGCGGTCTGCTGATATAGGTCTTGGTGTTCCATTTAATGTTGCATCTTATGCATTATTGACGTACATGATTGCTCAAGTTTGTG GCCTCACTCCTGGTGATTTCATCCATATAATTGGGGATGCTCATGTTTATAAGACTCATATCATGCCTCTGAAGGAGCAGCTTCAGAAACTTCCCAAACCTTTTCCT ATTTTGAAGATCAATCCAGAGAAGGAGGACATAGATTCATTTGTGGCAGCTGACTTTGAACTTATAGGTTATAATCCTCACCAGAAGTTAGAAATGAAAATGGCAGTATAG
- the LOC126712289 gene encoding bifunctional dihydrofolate reductase-thymidylate synthase-like isoform X1 has product MLMQYYGLSNISFSKVLLSSFNSCFLNLTSVSASSSLSGVLNVSVKYRSYRRFSVMAGGIPTSVSNGDVDVGADNQRTYQVVVAATRDMGIGKDGKLPWRLPSDLKFFKELTMTTSDPGKKNAVVMGRKTWESIPPKYRPLPGRLNVVLTRSGNFDIATAEDVVTCGNIPSALKLLAESPYSLSIERVFIIGGGQILRETLNAPQCAAIHITEIETSIECDTFIPTVDFSVFQPWYSSLPLVENNIQYSFASYVRVRSSPIEAHASRSKDSNKFEVERFTFLPKMIFERHDEYMYLKLVDEIISSGTQKDDRTGTGTLSKFGCQMRFNLRRSFPLLTTKRVFWRGVVEELLWFISGSTNAKVLQEKGVNIWDGNASRDYLDRIGLSDREEGDLGPIYGFQWRHFGARYTNMHADYTGQGFDQLSDVIDKIKNRPDDRRIILSAWNPSDLNLIALPPCHMFAQFYVANGELSCQMYQRSADIGLGVPFNVASYALLTYMIAQVCGLTPGDFIHIIGDAHVYKTHIMPLKEQLQKLPKPFPILKINPEKEDIDSFVAADFELIGYNPHQKLEMKMAV; this is encoded by the exons ATGCTGATGCAATATTATGGTCTGAGCAACATCTCTTTTTCCAAG GTTCTTCTGAGTTCCTTCAATAGTTGCTTCCTTAATCTCACTTCTGTGTCTGCATCCTCAAGCTTATCTGGAGTCTTGAATGTGTCTGTGAAGTATAGATCTTATCGAAGGTTTTCTGTCATGGCTGGTGGGATTCCGACTAGTGTTTCTAATGGTGATGTGGATGTGGGTGCTGATAATCAGAGGACTTATCAAGTTGTAGTGGCTGCTACTCGTGATATGGGAATTGGGAAGGATGGTAAATTACCATGGAGATTGCCTTCTGACCTCAAATTTTTCAAGGAGCTCACAATGACTACCTCTGATCCCGGGAAGAAGAATGCAGTAGTAATGGGTAGGAAAACATGGGAAAGTATCCCCCCTAAATACCGTCCTTTACCTGGTCGCCTGAATGTTGTGCTGACTCGTTCTGGGAATTTTGATATTGCAACTGCTGAGGATGTTGTAACATGTGGAAACATTCCTTCAGCTTTAAAATTATTGGCAGAATCTCCTTATTCTTTGTCAATAGAGAGAGTTTTTATTATTGGAGGCGGCCAGATATTAAG GGAAACACTCAATGCACCACAATGTGCTGCCATCCACATTACAGAAATTGAGACCAGCATTGAATGCGACACTTTCATTCCCACTGTTGATTTCTCTGTATTTCAGCCATGGTACTCATCCCTCCCATTGGTGGAAAATAATATTCAATATTCTTTTGCGAGCTATGTTCGCGTAAGAAGTTCTCCTATTGAAGCTCATGCTTCAAGAAGTAAGGATTCTAATAAGTTTGAGGTAGAAAGGTTTACCTTCCTGCCAAAGATGATCTTTGAGAGACATGATGAGTATATGTACCTGAAATTGGTTGATGAAATTATATCAAGTGGCACCCAGAAAGATGACAGGACAGGGACTGGTACTTTATCAAAATTCGGTTGCCAG ATGCGTTTCAATCTTCGTAGATCTTTTCCACTTCTTACAACTAAG AGAGTGTTTTGGCGAGGAGTTGTTGAAGAGCTGTTGTGGTTTATCAGTGGTTCAACAAATGCAAAG GTTCTACAGGAGAAAGGCGTAAATATATGGGATGGAAATGCATCCAGAGACTACCTTGACAG aattggtTTGTCAGATAGGGAAGAGGGTGACTTGGGGCCCATTTATGGATTCCAGTGGAGGCACTTTGGTGCTAG ATATACCAACATGCATGCTGACTATACCGGCCAAGGATTTGATCAGTTGTCAGATGTTATTGACAAGATTAAGAATAGGCCAGATGACCGGCGGATAATCCTATCAGCATGGAATCCATCAGACCTTAACTTGATTGCGCTTCCGCCTTGTCACATGTTTGCCCAG TTTTATGTAGCCAATGGGGAGCTATCCTGTCAAATGTATCAGCGGTCTGCTGATATAGGTCTTGGTGTTCCATTTAATGTTGCATCTTATGCATTATTGACGTACATGATTGCTCAAGTTTGTG GCCTCACTCCTGGTGATTTCATCCATATAATTGGGGATGCTCATGTTTATAAGACTCATATCATGCCTCTGAAGGAGCAGCTTCAGAAACTTCCCAAACCTTTTCCT ATTTTGAAGATCAATCCAGAGAAGGAGGACATAGATTCATTTGTGGCAGCTGACTTTGAACTTATAGGTTATAATCCTCACCAGAAGTTAGAAATGAAAATGGCAGTATAG
- the LOC126712289 gene encoding bifunctional dihydrofolate reductase-thymidylate synthase-like isoform X2: MVLLSSFNSCFLNLTSVSASSSLSGVLNVSVKYRSYRRFSVMAGGIPTSVSNGDVDVGADNQRTYQVVVAATRDMGIGKDGKLPWRLPSDLKFFKELTMTTSDPGKKNAVVMGRKTWESIPPKYRPLPGRLNVVLTRSGNFDIATAEDVVTCGNIPSALKLLAESPYSLSIERVFIIGGGQILRETLNAPQCAAIHITEIETSIECDTFIPTVDFSVFQPWYSSLPLVENNIQYSFASYVRVRSSPIEAHASRSKDSNKFEVERFTFLPKMIFERHDEYMYLKLVDEIISSGTQKDDRTGTGTLSKFGCQMRFNLRRSFPLLTTKRVFWRGVVEELLWFISGSTNAKVLQEKGVNIWDGNASRDYLDRIGLSDREEGDLGPIYGFQWRHFGARYTNMHADYTGQGFDQLSDVIDKIKNRPDDRRIILSAWNPSDLNLIALPPCHMFAQFYVANGELSCQMYQRSADIGLGVPFNVASYALLTYMIAQVCGLTPGDFIHIIGDAHVYKTHIMPLKEQLQKLPKPFPILKINPEKEDIDSFVAADFELIGYNPHQKLEMKMAV, translated from the exons ATG GTTCTTCTGAGTTCCTTCAATAGTTGCTTCCTTAATCTCACTTCTGTGTCTGCATCCTCAAGCTTATCTGGAGTCTTGAATGTGTCTGTGAAGTATAGATCTTATCGAAGGTTTTCTGTCATGGCTGGTGGGATTCCGACTAGTGTTTCTAATGGTGATGTGGATGTGGGTGCTGATAATCAGAGGACTTATCAAGTTGTAGTGGCTGCTACTCGTGATATGGGAATTGGGAAGGATGGTAAATTACCATGGAGATTGCCTTCTGACCTCAAATTTTTCAAGGAGCTCACAATGACTACCTCTGATCCCGGGAAGAAGAATGCAGTAGTAATGGGTAGGAAAACATGGGAAAGTATCCCCCCTAAATACCGTCCTTTACCTGGTCGCCTGAATGTTGTGCTGACTCGTTCTGGGAATTTTGATATTGCAACTGCTGAGGATGTTGTAACATGTGGAAACATTCCTTCAGCTTTAAAATTATTGGCAGAATCTCCTTATTCTTTGTCAATAGAGAGAGTTTTTATTATTGGAGGCGGCCAGATATTAAG GGAAACACTCAATGCACCACAATGTGCTGCCATCCACATTACAGAAATTGAGACCAGCATTGAATGCGACACTTTCATTCCCACTGTTGATTTCTCTGTATTTCAGCCATGGTACTCATCCCTCCCATTGGTGGAAAATAATATTCAATATTCTTTTGCGAGCTATGTTCGCGTAAGAAGTTCTCCTATTGAAGCTCATGCTTCAAGAAGTAAGGATTCTAATAAGTTTGAGGTAGAAAGGTTTACCTTCCTGCCAAAGATGATCTTTGAGAGACATGATGAGTATATGTACCTGAAATTGGTTGATGAAATTATATCAAGTGGCACCCAGAAAGATGACAGGACAGGGACTGGTACTTTATCAAAATTCGGTTGCCAG ATGCGTTTCAATCTTCGTAGATCTTTTCCACTTCTTACAACTAAG AGAGTGTTTTGGCGAGGAGTTGTTGAAGAGCTGTTGTGGTTTATCAGTGGTTCAACAAATGCAAAG GTTCTACAGGAGAAAGGCGTAAATATATGGGATGGAAATGCATCCAGAGACTACCTTGACAG aattggtTTGTCAGATAGGGAAGAGGGTGACTTGGGGCCCATTTATGGATTCCAGTGGAGGCACTTTGGTGCTAG ATATACCAACATGCATGCTGACTATACCGGCCAAGGATTTGATCAGTTGTCAGATGTTATTGACAAGATTAAGAATAGGCCAGATGACCGGCGGATAATCCTATCAGCATGGAATCCATCAGACCTTAACTTGATTGCGCTTCCGCCTTGTCACATGTTTGCCCAG TTTTATGTAGCCAATGGGGAGCTATCCTGTCAAATGTATCAGCGGTCTGCTGATATAGGTCTTGGTGTTCCATTTAATGTTGCATCTTATGCATTATTGACGTACATGATTGCTCAAGTTTGTG GCCTCACTCCTGGTGATTTCATCCATATAATTGGGGATGCTCATGTTTATAAGACTCATATCATGCCTCTGAAGGAGCAGCTTCAGAAACTTCCCAAACCTTTTCCT ATTTTGAAGATCAATCCAGAGAAGGAGGACATAGATTCATTTGTGGCAGCTGACTTTGAACTTATAGGTTATAATCCTCACCAGAAGTTAGAAATGAAAATGGCAGTATAG